The following proteins come from a genomic window of Larimichthys crocea isolate SSNF chromosome III, L_crocea_2.0, whole genome shotgun sequence:
- the ciiih2orf68 gene encoding UPF0561 protein C2orf68 homolog → MDILRDDEAHELKYKRGGRLDMSHGFLHHIRRNQIARDDYDKEVKQAKELQRRRHTTTPRRPRRPDIQVYHPRRRHGSEPGAGAEPEEWNESGSSTETEIHGTELFWLDYQEDSGSITSFLVHKEDKPEKVVERVAEKNILDSAMRAALEARIRKEMDKRRDKR, encoded by the exons ATGGATATTTTAAGGGACGACGAGGCGCATGAGCTGAAGTACAAACGAGGGGGTCGCTTGGACATGAGCCACGGCTTCCTGCACCACATCCGGAGGAACCAGATTGCTAG AGATGACTATGATAAGGAAGTGAAGCAAGCCAAAGAGCTTCAGCGGCGGAGGCACACCACAACCCCTAGACGGCCACGTCGACCCGATATCCAAGTGTACCATCCTCGACGCAGAC ATGGATCCGAGCCAGGAGCCGGTGCTGAGCCCGAAGAGTGGAATGAGAGTGGGTCAAGCACAGAGACGGAGATCCATGGAACTGAACTCTTCTGGCTCGACTATCAGGAGGACTCTGGTAGCATTACCTCCTTCCTTGTGCACAAG GAGGATAAGCCTGAGAAGGTGGTGGAACGTGTTGCAGAGAAGAACATCCTAGACTCGGCTATGAGGGCAGCCCTAGAGGCTCGAATTCGAAAAGAAATGGACAAAAGACGAGACAAACGCTGA